A region of Chiloscyllium punctatum isolate Juve2018m chromosome 44, sChiPun1.3, whole genome shotgun sequence DNA encodes the following proteins:
- the LOC140466693 gene encoding troponin I, slow skeletal muscle-like, whose translation MLGKAKEDLEREIAERNIEKEKFLAERVPPLNFSGLSLTDLQNLCKELHQKIEIVDEERYDFEFKAGKNNYEIHDLSLKILDLRGKFKRPTLRRVRVSADAMLRALLGSKHKVSMDLRANLKSVKKDDTEKERNVEVSDWRKNVEAKSGMEGRKKMFDAATTQ comes from the exons ATGCTGGGCAAAGCCAAAGAAGACCTAGAACGAGAAATAGCTGAACGAAATATAGAGAAGGAAAAATTCCTTGCAGAGCGTGTACCTCCACTCAACTTCAGTGGCCTTTCACTTACCGACTTGCAA AATTTGTGCAAAGAGCTTCACCAAAAAATTGAGATTGTTGATGAAGAAAGGTATGACTTTGAGTTTAAAGCTGGGAAGAACAACTATGAG ATTCATGATCTTTCCTTGAAAATTCTTGACCTGAGAGGGAAGTTTAAGCGACCCACTTTGCGTAGGGTCCGTGTTTCTGCTGATGCTATGTTGCGTGCCTTATTGGGATCTAAACATAAAGTCTCTATGGATTTGAGAGCCAACTTGAAGTCAGTCAAAAAGGATGATACAGAAAAG GAGCGTAATGTTGAGGTGAGTGACTGGCGTAAGAATGTGGAAGCCAAGTCTGGCATGGAGGGCAGAAAGAAGATGTTTGATGCTGCCACTACCCAGTGA